The following are from one region of the Salvia hispanica cultivar TCC Black 2014 chromosome 1, UniMelb_Shisp_WGS_1.0, whole genome shotgun sequence genome:
- the LOC125201955 gene encoding chemotaxis regulatory protein ChePep-like produces MGGCSSRSMLETVDLEDELDPLPAPENQETPVNVAEKTEEETCSIDLDVTPELDVEQMKQEEVEVEEAHEAVNVTPEPELEQEEVKVEEAQEAANVTPELEVEQEEVEVEEAQEAANVTPELEVEQEEVEVEEAQEAANVTPELEVEQEEVEVEEAQEAANVTPELEVEQEEVEVEEAHEAANITPELEVEQEEVKVEEAHEAEKETATTETTAEENETPEAEASQAEESREPEEEAETIEVKADADEATQAEEEQIDVDESETFEEVENDPEEAVEEEEQLPETLRSRVRGWIQGSIHRFPLPSQISNFKIPSF; encoded by the exons atgggagggtGTTCATCCAGGTCAATGCTGGAGACCGTGGATCTCGAGGACGAGCTGGATCCTCTTCCGGCACCGGAGAATCAAGAGACTCCGGTCAACGTGGCTGAGAAG ACCGAAGAGGAGACGTGCTCGATCGACCTGGACGTCACACCCGAACTCGATGTCGAACAGATGAAACAAGAAGAGGTGGAGGTCGAGGAAGCTCATGAAGCCGTGAACGTCACACCTGAACCTGAGCTCGAACAAGAAGAGGTGAAGGTCGAGGAAGCTCAAGAGGCTGCGAACGTCACACCCGAACTTGAGGTCGAGCAAGAAGAGGTGGAGGTCGAGGAAGCTCAAGAGGCTGCGAACGTCACACCCGAACTTGAGGTCGAGCAAGAAGAGGTGGAGGTCGAGGAAGCTCAAGAGGCTGCGAACGTCACACCCGAACTTGAGGTCGAGCAAGAAGAGGTGGAGGTCGAGGAAGCTCAAGAGGCTGCGAACGTCACACCCGAACTTGAGGTCGAGCAAGAAGAGGTGGAGGTCGAGGAAGCTCATGAGGCCGCGAACATCACACCCGAACTTGAGGTCGAACAAGAAGAGGTGAAGGTCGAAGAAGCTCATGAAGCAGAGAAGGAAACAGCAACAACCGAAACCACCGCAGAAGAGAACGAAACACCCGAGGCGGAAGCTTCTCAAGCAGAAGAAAGCCGTGAACCCGAGGAGGAGGCCGAGACCATAGAAGTCAAGGCAGATGCAGATGAGGCAACACAAGCCGAAGAGGAACAGATTGATGTTGATGAGTCCGAAACCTTCGAGGAGGTTGAGAATGACCCCGAGGAGGccgtggaggaggaggagcaaTTGCCTGAGACTCTGCGGTCGAGGGTTAGGGGGTGGATTCAGGGTTCAATCCACCGTTTTCCTCTTCCTTCACAAATctctaatttcaaaattcccTCTTTTTGA
- the LOC125201446 gene encoding kinesin-like protein KIN-7G, protein MGSVEGEEELVRGSEERINVSVRLRPLNGKEILRHDVADWDCINDNTVVYKNVNVSASDRSMYPTAYRFDRVFRPDCSTREVYERAAKNVAISVVSGMNSSVFAYGQTSSGKTFTMTGVTEYAIADIYDYIQKHPERDFVLKFSALEIYNESVRDLLSVDSTPLRLLDDPERGTVVEKLTEETLRDWDHVIQLLSICEAERQIGETSLNEVSSRSHQIIRLTVESSPREFIGRDSAALAAAVNFVDLAGSERASQANSAGTRLKEGCHINRSLLTLGTVIRKLSTGRGGHIPYRDSKLTRILQTSLGGNARTAIICTMSPARSHVEQSRNTLLFASCAKEVTTNAQVNVVMSDKALVKYLQREIARLESELRNSQSTMSMPNYSAMLREKDLQITELEEKLNEVILQRDVAQSQVKDLLEIIGKEASVTREGSGHYPHLRVQRSPDSTMSEEETPHSSDGDARSCSQGHSRTSSEAQIVKVPYFDENMVLGSASPIILASNSSDSYSDQGWEEIEKQSDGTSEEDICKEVRCIETEELDATNNNSICLEGDSEFPQEEVIPYVYEHVQAVLSPSENNEGIKENDCAMEEQSKEHEEKGSSSPPSKEAREVSPIQSPDFLSRATQGLDQDTPLATFFKLSKSRSCRARIADLNSPWLDFSEITSFLGSERGYVDFDKKQSPLSFTPLVRDLSRKDPRCSPDHTFDIEMDPSQDIHTKCQSVEEVDDESPKRDVKDVGLDPIVDECRGLSNWAAEFRRLQREIVELWHACNVSLIHRSYFFVLFQGGDASDAIYMEVEMRRMKFLRDKFSRGENTVVNGQCLTLALSMKAIREERRMLSKRMSKKLSEQERESLFLKWGIGLDTKLRRLQLAYRVWTKTDDMEHVSDSAFLVAKLVSSTEHGQTHHKEMFGLNFTPRRSHNSFRRSLISFL, encoded by the exons ATGGGGAGTGTTGAAGGTGAAGAGGAGCTGGTGAGAGGCAGTGAGGAGAGGATTAATGTGTCGGTGCGTTTGAGGCCTTTGAATGGGAAGGAGATCTTGAGACATGATGTTGCAGATTGGGATTGCATCAATGATAACACTGTTGTTTACAAGAATGTTAATGTATCTGCTTCTGATAGGTCCATGTATCCAACTGCTTATAGATTTG ATAGGGTGTTTAGGCCCGATTGCTCGACAAGGGAAGTCTACGAAAGAGCAGCCAAGAATGTTGCCATTTCAGTTGTTAGTGGAATGAATT CAAGTGTTTTTGCGTATGGGCAAACGAGCAGTGGGAAGACATTCACAATGACTGGAGTGACCGAGTATGCAATAGCTGACATTTATGATTATATACAGAAG CATCCGGAGAGAGATTTCGTGTTGAAGTTCTCTGCTTTGGAAATCTATAATGAGTCCGTCCGTGACCTCCTCAGTGTAGACAGCACTCCTCTTAGGCTCTTGGATGATCCAGAG AGAGGGACGGTGGTCGAGAAGCTCACAGAGGAGACCTTAAGGGACTGGGATCATGTGATTCAGCTGCTGTCTATATGCGAAG CTGAAAGACAAATCGGAGAGACATCCCTTAATGAAGTCAGCTCCAGATCTCACCAGATTATTCGACTG ACGGTGGAAAGCTCGCCCCGTGAGTTTATAGGCAGGGACAGCGCCGCTCTTGCAGCTGCTGTG AATTTCGTCGATCTTGCTGGAAGTGAACGAGCATCGCAAGCTAATTCAGCTGGGACGAGATTGAAAGAAGGGTGTCACATAAATCGCAGTTTGCTGACATTAGGAACTGTCATTCGCAAGCTAAG CACGGGACGAGGCGGACACATTCCTTACAGAGATTCTAAGCTGACGCGAATCTTGCAAACGTCGTTAGGGGGGAATGCTAGAACCGCCATCATTTGCACAATGAGCCCTGCACGCAGCCACGTTGAGCAATCAAGAAACACCCTTCTGTTTGCGAGCTGTGCAAAGGAAGTGACCACCAACGCGCAAGTTAACGTGGTCATGTCTGACAAAGCTCTGGTCAAGTATTTGCAACGGGAGATAGCAAGACTCGAGAGTGAGCTTAGAAATTCTCAATCCACTATGTCCATGCCAAATTACTCTGCGATGCTAAGAGAGAAAGACCTTCAAATCACTGAG CTTGAGGAGAAGTTGAACGAGGTTATTCTGCAAAGAGACGTCGCCCAATCACAAGTGAAagatttgttggaaataatcGGAAAGGAAGCATCCGTGACACGG GAAGGATCAGGACACTATCCTCATCTGCGAGTACAAAGATCACCCGACAGTACGATGTCAGAAGAGGAGACGCCACATTCCTCGGATGGTGATGCGAGATCATGCTCACAGGGACACAGCAGGACGAGTTCAGAGGCTCAAATAGTGAAAGTCCCATATTTCGACGAGAACATGGTGCTTGGTAGTGCATCCCCGATAATCTTAGCTTCAAACTCCAGCGACAGTTACTCGGACCAAGGTTGGGAGGAGATCGAGAAGCAAAGTGATGGAACGTCGGAGGAGGATATATGCAAGGAAGTGCGTTGCATCGAGACAGAAGAGCTTGATGCTACAAACAACAATTCCATATGTTTAGAAGGGGACTCTGAATTCCCTCAAGAAGAGGTGATTCCATATGTATACGAACACGTACAAGCCGTGTTATCACCATCCGAAAACAATGAAGGGATCAAGGAGAATGATTGTGCAATGGAGGAACAGTCGAAGGAACATGAAGAGAAAGGCTCGTCGTCTCCTCCATCTAAGGAAGCGAGGGAAGTTAGCCCGATTCAGTCACCTGATTTCCTGTCTCGTGCGACACAAGGACTGGATCAAGATACACCCTTAGCAACCTTTTTCAAGTTGAGTAAGAGCAGAAGCTGCAGAGCAAGGATTGCAGACTTGAATTCACCTTGGCTCGATTTTAGTGAGATCACGTCTTTTTTGGGATCGGAACGAGGATATGTGGATTTTGACAAGAAACAGTCCCCATTGAGCTTTACTCCCTTGGTTCGAGATCTATCAAGGAAGGATCCTCGGTGTTCGCCCGACCACACATTCGATATCGAGATGGATCCATCCCAAGATATACATACCAAGTGTCAG AGTGTGGAAGAAGTTGATGATGAGTCTCCAAAGAGGGATGTTAAAGATGTGGGTTTGGATCCGATCGTGGACGAGTGCAGAGGTCTTTCGAACTGGGCTGCTGAGTTCAGGAGGCTCCAACGAGAGATAGTCGAGCTCTGGCACGCTTGCAATGTCTCGTTGATACACCGGAGCTACTTCTTCGTGCTCTTCCAAGGGGGCGATGCTTCGGACGCTATATACATGGAGGTTGAGATGAGGAGGATGAAGTTCCTGAGGGACAAATTCTCTCGAGGCGAGAACACCGTCGTCAACGGGCAATGTCTAACCTTGGCTCTAAG TATGAAGGCGATTCGCGAGGAGAGGCGAATGCTGAGCAAGAGGATGTCGAAGAAGCTATCGGAGCAAGAACGGGAGAGCCTCTTTCTCAAGTGGGGCATCGGCCTCGACACCAAGCTTAGACGCCTGCAGCTCGCGTACCGAGTATGGACCAAGACGGATGACATGGAGCACGTTAGCGACAGCGCATTCCTGGTGGCGAAGCTGGTGAGCTCCACGGAACACGGGCAGACGCACCACAAAGAGATGTTCGGGCTCAACTTCACACCACGGCGATCGCACAACAGCTTCCGCCGGAGCCTCATATCGTTCCTGTGA
- the LOC125201954 gene encoding WAT1-related protein At5g64700-like, with translation MEEKKALLAVLAIQLVYAGYFLLTKLAFDVGMNTFVFVFYRQAAATLFLLPIAISLERKTAPPLPLSLFIKIFMLSLIGITMSLDIVGVGLKYTSASLGAATSNTLPVITFFLALLLGMEKVKIRSRAGVMKICGVTLCIGGVVTIAFYRGPFFKLLLHHHLIHNHLQQIQPHLPPPNTWIKGVFLMLLANLCWAFWLVLQGRVLKSYPSKLLLTTLQCLLSTIQSFIVAICVTRDPKDWQIGWNIRLVSVAYCGIVVTGFTFYLQTWVVEKKGPVYLSMTTPWIMVFTIILSAFVFGEIIALGSVIGAILLVGGLYFVLWGKAKEEEMEKEECQQIVDVEKACEGSMGQMTTATSTIK, from the exons atggaggAAAAGAAGGCCCTTTTGGCAGTGCTTGCGATACAGCTAGTGTATGCAGGCTATTTCCTCCTAACAAAGCTTGCATTTGATGTTGGAATGAACacttttgtgtttgttttctaCAGACAAGCTGCTGCCACTCTCTTCCTTCTCCCCATTGCCATCTCCCTCGAACG GAAAACTGCTCCACCGttgcctctctctctcttcatcaagATTTTCATGCTCAGTTTAATTGG GATTACTATGAGTTTGGATATAGTGGGTGTGGGTTTGAAGTACACGTCAGCATCTCTAGGGGCTGCCACTTCCAATACACTGCCTGTTATTACTTTCTTCCTTGCACTGCTGTTAGG GATGGAGAAGGTGAAGATAAGAAGTAGGGCTGGAGTGATGAAGATTTGTGGAGTAACACTTTGCATAGGAGGAGTAGTGACCATTGCCTTCTATAGAGGCCCTTTCTTTAAACTATTGCTTCACCATCACTTGATTCATAACCATCTTCAACAAATCCAACCACATTTGCCTCCTCCAAATACTTGGATCAAGGGTGTATTTCTCATGCTACTTGCCAACTTATGTTGGGCCTTCTGGCTCGTGTTACAG GGGAGAGTGTTAAAGAGTTATCCATCAAAGTTGTTGTTGACAACCCTACAATGCTTGTTAAGCACAATACAGTCATTTATAGTGGCAATATGTGTTACAAGAGACCCTAAAGATTGGCAAATTGGATGGAACATAAGACTTGTGTCGGTAGCCTATTGT gGAATAGTGGTGACTGGCTTCACATTCTACCTTCAAACATGGGTTGTTGAGAAGAAAGGTCCAGTTTACCTATCCATGACCACTCCATGGATCATGGTTTTCACAATCATTCTATCAGCATTTGTTTTTGGAGAGATCATTGCTTTGGGAAg TGTAATTGGGGCAATTCTACTAGTTGGAGGGCTCTATTTTGTCTTGTGGGGAAAGGCTaaggaagaagaaatggaAAAGGAGGAATGCCAGCAAATTGTAGATGTTGAGAAAGCATGTGAAGGTTCAATGGGGCAGATGACTACTGCCACTTCTACTATTAAATAG